From Gimesia panareensis, the proteins below share one genomic window:
- a CDS encoding WD40 repeat domain-containing protein, translating into MTNQRHTAEFDYLEPLLDSAVQAVLAETLPEDAVERIKMRAASLDTLASSPDKQRVRRRAWLVRMPNHYGIVATVVVLAAIAGFSLLINRTAGQAFADVIQNVKRVSSVQLTMTTRFGHQPEIKGKMFLEGDQLRIEQFQGMMVQVGDLRQKHALVLDTYRKLAQPIDIDEHFAREFVNPIDQLRRTKPENAINIGEEDLKGRLTQVYRIDKVDLLGMRGNGEMLVWVDPIDGLPVKIVIHDSNPEAETEIRFESFVWNEPLDANLFALTIPDGYQLGTVITMPPRNKSTPPSTGSGTPQSQLAQGILSRDRVPSRIVWGPLGKTITAIMRDPESVAPHERKANELRQWNVATGKLNWSKGIAGASRMAASTDGKNLATVVGYEVQLRDPTTGQVKNKWTTDKRLLPLAFSPDGETVAAGITGGGPFGGRGKKVSGGVQFWDAEHGTLKRSLADDKQTTYIRYSLDGRYLATSSNDGPVKLWDPTTGELIRIFAGRGQVAFSLDGRLIACAASRPYPLKNKTADDIKLYNIQTGKLMQTLASGDHTEESWVLWVAFSPNGHLIASASWDGTVKLWDVTTGKLQKTITEHKGGVVCCEFAPDGNTLATGSEDKTLRLWNLQQLMAP; encoded by the coding sequence ATGACCAATCAACGCCACACAGCAGAATTTGATTACCTGGAACCCCTCCTGGATTCCGCCGTACAAGCTGTCCTGGCAGAGACTCTTCCGGAAGACGCGGTTGAACGCATCAAGATGCGGGCGGCAAGTCTCGATACCCTGGCTAGCTCGCCTGATAAGCAACGTGTACGGCGTCGAGCGTGGCTTGTTCGAATGCCCAACCACTATGGCATCGTTGCGACCGTGGTTGTACTTGCTGCAATTGCGGGTTTCTCGCTACTCATAAACCGCACAGCCGGACAGGCCTTCGCGGACGTGATTCAGAATGTCAAGAGAGTCAGCTCAGTTCAATTGACCATGACCACGCGATTTGGTCATCAGCCTGAGATCAAAGGCAAAATGTTTCTCGAAGGAGACCAGCTGCGGATCGAACAGTTTCAAGGGATGATGGTTCAGGTGGGCGATCTCAGGCAGAAACACGCCTTAGTACTGGATACATACCGCAAGCTTGCTCAGCCGATTGATATTGACGAACATTTCGCCAGAGAATTCGTTAACCCAATCGATCAACTCCGTCGTACCAAACCGGAAAACGCGATCAACATCGGCGAGGAAGATTTGAAAGGGCGTCTCACACAGGTTTATCGGATCGATAAGGTTGACTTATTGGGCATGCGTGGTAACGGCGAAATGTTGGTATGGGTCGACCCGATAGACGGACTGCCGGTGAAGATCGTGATACATGATTCCAATCCGGAAGCGGAAACGGAGATTCGGTTTGAGAGTTTTGTTTGGAACGAACCGCTTGACGCCAACCTGTTCGCGTTGACGATTCCCGATGGCTATCAGTTGGGGACTGTAATAACGATGCCGCCTCGAAACAAATCGACGCCCCCCTCTACCGGGTCGGGGACCCCTCAGTCGCAACTGGCCCAGGGCATCTTGAGCCGCGACCGCGTCCCTTCGCGAATTGTGTGGGGGCCACTGGGCAAGACCATCACCGCAATCATGCGAGACCCAGAGTCGGTCGCTCCACATGAACGCAAAGCCAACGAGTTGCGGCAGTGGAACGTCGCGACTGGAAAGTTGAACTGGTCCAAAGGTATCGCCGGAGCGTCCAGGATGGCAGCTTCAACGGACGGAAAGAATCTTGCAACCGTTGTGGGCTACGAAGTCCAGTTGCGCGATCCGACGACCGGTCAAGTGAAGAACAAATGGACCACCGACAAGCGGCTTTTACCTTTGGCGTTCTCTCCCGATGGCGAGACCGTGGCGGCAGGCATTACCGGGGGGGGACCATTCGGTGGAAGAGGCAAAAAAGTATCCGGTGGCGTACAATTCTGGGATGCGGAGCACGGCACACTGAAACGGTCTTTGGCCGATGACAAACAGACCACGTACATTCGGTATTCGTTGGACGGACGCTATCTAGCTACCTCATCGAACGATGGACCGGTTAAGCTGTGGGACCCAACGACAGGCGAATTGATTCGCATCTTTGCGGGTCGAGGGCAGGTGGCCTTCTCACTAGACGGTCGGCTCATTGCCTGTGCGGCGTCCAGGCCCTATCCACTGAAGAATAAGACAGCAGATGATATAAAGCTCTACAATATCCAAACTGGAAAGCTCATGCAGACACTAGCCAGCGGTGACCACACCGAGGAGAGCTGGGTGCTTTGGGTGGCATTTTCTCCCAATGGTCACCTGATCGCCAGTGCAAGCTGGGATGGAACGGTCAAACTATGGGATGTCACCACAGGCAAGCTGCAGAAAACGATCACCGAACACAAAGGCGGTGTCGTCTGCTGCGAGTTCGCACCTGATGGCAACACCTTGGCCACCGGCAGTGAGGATAAGACGTTACGCTTGTGGAATCTCCAACAGCTTATGGCTCCGTAG
- a CDS encoding RNA polymerase sigma factor, which yields MTGEEQPNWAQIVNRHGKRVFRIANRILGSVHDAEDVSQEVFTEAYRMHQAGPVQSWTGLLVRLATLRAIDRLRGTRLAKELHDNDHVSTIEPFDELTARELAQWLRAAIARLPDQQATVFALVHFEHLSRDEVASSLDISPESVSTALYKARQRLILQISVLNEGNSQ from the coding sequence ATGACAGGTGAAGAACAACCGAATTGGGCACAGATCGTTAATCGACACGGGAAACGAGTATTTCGCATTGCGAACCGTATTCTTGGATCGGTTCACGATGCCGAGGACGTGTCCCAGGAAGTATTCACCGAAGCTTATCGGATGCATCAGGCCGGTCCTGTACAGAGTTGGACCGGATTGCTGGTACGGCTAGCGACGTTGCGAGCCATTGACCGACTACGGGGAACTCGACTGGCCAAAGAGTTGCACGATAATGACCATGTTTCGACCATCGAACCCTTCGATGAATTGACGGCCAGGGAACTGGCCCAGTGGTTGCGCGCCGCGATCGCTCGACTGCCCGACCAGCAAGCTACCGTCTTCGCGCTGGTCCATTTCGAGCATTTATCACGCGACGAAGTCGCTTCGAGCCTGGACATCTCTCCTGAATCAGTTTCCACCGCGTTGTACAAGGCGCGTCAACGATTGATATTACAAATTTCCGTCCTCAACGAAGGAAACTCACAATGA
- a CDS encoding MBL fold metallo-hydrolase: protein MTLNYQVLGNPGRDNALFVRVESGQSIARLLFDCGDGCLSSLPFSEIQAIDHLFFSHLHMDHIGGFDSFFRCTFNRDVKPNVIWGPAGTSAILHHRFQGFWWNLHADQSGTWSVNDVHPTHIEQFRYEISEAFSERHNEKQSEQCSPILDASDYSVSAIHLKHNGPCLGYVVREKPKWNVQTDRVAEMGLRPGPWMKDLKSDTSTPTIDIDGQTFDLAALRNDLLIESPGESIAYLTDFLLDDPTSEQLQEVLGDCTTVVCEAQYRDQDIDLAQRNFHTTTTSVSHLAARSGFGKLVLFHLSDRYTTDEWGEMLAECRMIFPNTVFPKNWSIEPQSNDI, encoded by the coding sequence ATGACTCTCAACTACCAAGTGCTTGGAAACCCAGGCCGCGATAATGCACTTTTCGTTCGCGTCGAGTCGGGACAATCGATCGCGCGATTGCTTTTCGACTGTGGCGATGGTTGCTTATCGAGCCTGCCATTTTCCGAGATCCAGGCGATTGATCATCTGTTCTTCTCGCACCTGCACATGGACCACATTGGCGGTTTTGATTCATTTTTCCGTTGCACTTTCAATCGCGATGTCAAGCCGAACGTGATTTGGGGCCCTGCCGGTACGTCTGCCATTCTGCACCATCGATTTCAAGGGTTCTGGTGGAATCTTCACGCGGATCAATCTGGAACTTGGTCTGTAAACGACGTCCACCCGACCCACATTGAACAATTCCGATACGAGATTTCCGAGGCGTTTTCTGAACGCCACAACGAGAAACAGTCCGAACAATGCAGTCCGATACTGGATGCGAGCGACTATTCGGTCTCTGCGATCCACCTGAAGCATAACGGCCCCTGCCTGGGATATGTGGTTCGAGAAAAACCGAAGTGGAACGTCCAGACCGACCGTGTTGCTGAAATGGGCCTGCGTCCCGGCCCATGGATGAAAGACCTCAAAAGTGACACTTCGACACCTACGATTGACATCGATGGCCAGACATTTGATCTCGCGGCACTACGCAATGATTTGTTAATTGAATCGCCTGGCGAATCGATCGCATACCTTACTGATTTCCTGCTCGACGATCCAACGAGCGAACAACTGCAGGAAGTCTTAGGTGATTGCACTACGGTTGTCTGCGAAGCGCAGTACCGGGATCAAGACATCGATCTCGCACAACGCAACTTTCACACAACGACAACATCGGTCTCTCACCTTGCCGCCCGCTCCGGTTTCGGAAAACTCGTCTTATTCCATCTATCCGACCGGTATACGACAGATGAATGGGGTGAAATGTTGGCCGAATGCCGAATGATATTTCCAAATACAGTTTTCCCCAAAAACTGGAGCATCGAACCGCAAAGCAACGACATCTAA
- a CDS encoding phospholipid scramblase-related protein produces MHDVLNRNLYLVKEHVGMFKAANNFDVYDPESGEIILECREDNLGTFTKMLRFTDYKRMTPFDIQIRTPSGEQVIRISRGVSLFLSTVSVFDKNDNYIGGFKQKFFSIGGAFRVLGPDEGPLCELKGKWTGWNFHFMKDDVEFAHVSKKWSGMGKELFTSADNYVLEMFDTIPQDNPLRQLIMAAVMCIDMVLKE; encoded by the coding sequence ATGCACGATGTATTGAATCGCAATTTGTATCTCGTCAAAGAACACGTCGGTATGTTCAAGGCGGCCAATAACTTTGATGTGTACGACCCGGAATCGGGCGAAATTATTTTGGAATGCCGCGAGGATAACCTGGGGACCTTCACGAAGATGCTCCGCTTCACAGACTATAAGCGGATGACGCCTTTCGATATTCAAATCCGCACGCCGTCGGGTGAGCAAGTCATTCGCATCTCGCGCGGAGTTTCCCTCTTTCTATCCACCGTCTCCGTATTCGACAAAAACGACAACTACATCGGCGGTTTCAAACAAAAGTTTTTCTCAATCGGCGGTGCATTTCGAGTTTTAGGGCCGGATGAAGGCCCCTTATGTGAGCTAAAAGGGAAATGGACCGGCTGGAACTTTCACTTTATGAAAGATGACGTCGAGTTCGCGCACGTCTCGAAAAAGTGGTCTGGGATGGGAAAGGAACTCTTCACCAGTGCCGACAACTATGTACTGGAAATGTTTGACACGATACCGCAGGACAATCCGCTGCGGCAATTGATTATGGCTGCGGTAATGTGTATTGACATGGTGCTGAAAGAGTAG
- a CDS encoding BlaI/MecI/CopY family transcriptional regulator, whose product MAKNSRSGHSASQDLPEAELEVLACLWNAGALTAGEIRNQLESYRPMAHGSVLTLLNRLSEKGLVKREKSGQGKSFAYRATRGPKSTHRRILQKLRQRIFGGNSVAIVASLLESQPTSPEEIEELKALIERLEQNQKLEDK is encoded by the coding sequence ATGGCAAAGAATTCCAGGAGTGGTCACTCCGCTTCCCAGGATCTACCTGAGGCAGAGCTTGAAGTTCTGGCTTGCCTCTGGAATGCAGGTGCTTTGACGGCTGGCGAAATTCGAAATCAGTTAGAGTCATATCGACCGATGGCGCATGGTTCTGTGCTTACGCTGCTCAATCGATTGTCTGAAAAGGGGCTCGTGAAGCGAGAGAAGTCAGGACAAGGCAAATCATTTGCTTACCGCGCGACACGAGGTCCCAAATCCACTCATCGTCGAATTTTGCAGAAGCTCAGACAACGAATATTTGGTGGAAACTCAGTCGCCATTGTGGCATCCCTGCTGGAAAGTCAACCCACCAGTCCGGAAGAAATTGAGGAACTCAAGGCTCTCATCGAACGTCTTGAACAGAATCAGAAATTGGAGGACAAATAA